The sequence ccccctgctgggagccttggTGGGTGTGAGGCCCTAGCACCGCTGCAGGGCCAGAAtcccctggccaggcccagctCGCTCCCCCCTCTGAGCCTCGGGGGCCCAGTcctggagcctgccagccctagggttaccatatgtccggattttcccggacatgtccggctttttgggctccaaatccccgtccggggggaaatcccaaaaagccggacatgtccgggaaaatcgggacatgtggggccggcagggccgggccgggggccgggccgagcTGGGGGCCGGTGGCCGGGCCGGTGGTGCTGAACCGGGGGCCGGGAACCAGCAGTGCTGGGCgcgccgggggtgctcggccgggggctggcccggggccggcaccccagggcccgagccgacccaggctggagacgccgggggggccagactgggccgcgcctcctccccccacccaccccttacctgcttcaggcttcccgcgaatcaaatgttcgcgagaagcaggggagggggcggagttggggcggggactttggggaaggggtggagttggggcatgggcggggctgggggcggggtcggggccccatggagtgtcctccttttggacactcaaaatatggtaaccctagccagcCCCCAACTCGGAACAGCTCCccgggcctgtcccctctgggctgGTGAGAAGGGCCGGAGGGGCCGTGCTGCCTGGCACTGGCCGCGTTCTGTCTTGCAGAGGCATGGTCTGAGGGTGTACGCCCGCGACCCCTACTCCTTCACCCCCGTGCTGGAGGATGGACAAGCCCAGCGCTCGCTCCTGCTGGGCCACGACATGGCGGAGACCCAGCGGCAGATCGCTCAGTTCTCCTCCAAGGACGCACAGGTACCgagggcagcaggaggggcttcAGCGGGGCCAAAGTCCTGCCGATCCCCGTGTGACTGGCCCTACATGGCCCGAATCCCGGGCGTGCAGTGCAGCCCTGGGGTCTGGCCTGGGggtgctccctgcagcctcctggcCCACACGCCGAGTCAGAGACAAAGCAAGGATTTGGGTCCTTGccctccccagcctgccagctCGTGGGCATGTCCCGGCTCGAAcgctcggggcagggggcggagggtGGTCGGTGTCTCTGCACAATGCGTAGCTGCAGCCCGAAGCCAGGTCCGCCCTAGGACGCCCTGGCCAAGCGCCTACTGTGGACGCAGCGTGTACCAGCCCCTCCAAGTGACACAAGCTATGCCAGGGGACGTGTGGTTTTCCCAGGCTAGCCAGGTCTACGCTGGGGGCGTTTCCCAATCGCACCTCATCCCCCCCCGACTGACCCGGCTGTGCCAGCACAAGTGTGTAATGTGAGTGTGACACATTTCGGGTTACCCAGGTGTCCGGGTGTGTTGCTGCCACTTGCCCCCAGCGTGAGGGAGCCGTGGCTGTGCCCAGCAGGGGACGTTCTCCCAAAGCTACCGGCTGCAGGCAACATGCGCGCCACTCCCGGCTACCTGAGACCCGCTCGCACCCTCTGTGGCGAAtaatttacaccccagcttgtcaCACTGGAGCGCCCAGCCCCTTGTCGTCTGGACACCCGCACTGTGCACCCATCCGTTCGCTCAGCTGGgagcatgaaaaatccacacacgcACACCCCGAGTGCCGAGCTAACCCCCACGCAGACAGTCCTCGGCCGATGGACGACTTCTTCTGCCAGCCCAGCTATCAGGCGGCGGATTACCTGGGCCACGGGGACCAAAGGgcaaactggataaattcatggaggttaagtccattaatggctattagccaggacgggtaaggaatggtgtccctagcctctgtctgtcagagggtggagatggatggcaggagagagatcacttgatcattacctgttaggttcactccctctggggcgcctggcattgaccactgtcggcagacaggatactgggctagatggacctttggtctgacccaatctgGCCGCTCTTATGACCCCTCCCGTCAGtgccatggtgtcttcaccgAAGCGCAGCTGTGCGCATGGAGCATTTccaatgcagacaagcccttacatgGTCCCAGACTTTCTCTTTCCATAAACTGGGTGGTTCATTAGCTTTAGCTCTGCCCTGAGGTCCCCTCGTCAGAGGCTTTTCTTGGGGTTCTTTGCTTtgtccatagaatcatagaatcatagaatcatagaatatcagagttggaagggacctcaagaggtcatctagtccaaccccctgctcaaagcaggaccaaatcccagctaaatcatcccagccagggctttgtcaagccgggccttaaaaacctccaaggaaggagactccaccacctccctaggtaacgcattccagtgtttcaccaccctcctagtgaaatagtttttcctgatatccaacctggacctcccccaccgcaacttgagaccattgctccttgttctgtcatctgccaccactgagaacagccgagctccatcctctttggaaccccccttcaggtagttgaaggctgctatcaaatcccccctcattcttctcttctggagactaaacaatcccagttctctcagcctctcctcataagtcatgtgctccagacccctaatcatttttgttgccctccgctggactctttccaatttttccacatccttcttgtagtgtggggcccaaaactggacacagtattccagatgaggcctcaccaatgtcgaataaaggggaacgatcacgttcctcgatctgctggcaatgcccctacttatacagcccaaaatgccgttagccttcttggcaacaagagcgcactgttgactcatatccagcttctcgtccactgtgacccctaggtccttttcagcagaactgctacctagccattcggtccctagtctgtagcagtgcatgggattcttccgtcctaagtgcaggactctgcacttgtccttgttgaacctcatcaggtttttttctgcccaatcctctaatttgtctaggtccctctgtatccgatccctaccctctagtgtatctaccacgcctcctagtttagtgtcatctgcaaacttgctgagagtgcagtccacaccatcctccagatcattaataaagatattaaacaaaaccggccccaggaccgacccttggggcactccacttgaaaccggctgccaactagacatggagccattgatcactacccgttgagcccgacgatctagccagctttctatccaccttacagtccattcatccagcccatacttctttaacttggtggcaagaatactgtgggagacagtatcaaaagctttgctaaagtcaagaaataacacatccactgctttcccctcatccacagagccagttatctcatcatagaaggcaattaggttagtcaggcacgacttccccttcgtgaatccatgctgactgttcctgatcactttcttttcctctaaatgtttcataattgattccttgaggacctgctccataatttttccagggactgaggtgaggctgactggcctgtagttccccggatcctccttcttcccttttttaaagatgggcactacattagcctttttccagtcatctgggacctcccccgatcgccatgagttttcaaaaataatggctaatggctctgcaatctcacccgccaactcctttagcaccctcggatgcagcgcatccggccccatggacttgtgcacgtccagtttttctaaatagtcccgaaccacttctttctccacagagggctggtcaccttctccccatgctgtactgcccagtgcagcaatctgggagctgaccttgtgcgtgaagacagaggcaaaaaaatcattgagtacattagctttttccacatcctcggttactaggttgcctccctcattcagtaaggggcccacactttccttgattttcttcttgttgctaacatacctgaagaaacccttcttgttactcttaacatctcttgctaactgcaactccaagtgtgatttggccttcctgatttcactcctgcacgcctgagcaatatttttatactcctccctggtcatttgtccaatcttccacttcttataagcctcttttttgcgtttaagatcagcaaggatttcactgtttagccaagctggtcgcctgccatatttactattctttctacacatcgggatggtttgttcctgcaacctcaataaggattctttaaaatacagccagctctcctggacccctttgcccttcatgttattctcccaggggatcctgcccatctgttccctaagggagtcaaagtctgcttttctgaagtccagggtccatattctgctgctctcctttcttccttgtgtcaggatcctgaactcgaccatctcatggtcactgcctcccaggttcccatccacttttgcttcccctactagttcttccctgtttgtgagcagcaggtcaagaaaagctttgcccctagttggttcctccagcacttgcaccaggaaattgtcccctacgctttccaaaaatttcctggattgcctgtgcaccgctgtattgctctcccagcagatatcagggtgattaaagtctcccatgagaaccagggcctgcgatctagcaacttctgctagttgccagaagaaagcctcgtccacctcatccccctggtctggtggtctatagcagactccaaccacgacatcacccttgttgctcccacttctcaactttatccagagactctcaggtttttctgcagtatcataccggagctctgagcagtcatactcctctcttacatacaacgcaactcccccaccttttctgccctgcctgtccttcctgaacagtttatatccatccatgacagtactccagtcatgtgagttatcccaccaagtctctgttattccaatcacatcatagttccctgactgtgccaggacttccagttctccctgcttgtttcccaggcttcttgcatttgtgtataggcacttaagataactcaatgatcgtccctctttctcagcatgagacaggagtcctcccctcttgcgctctcctgcttgtgcttcctcccaggatcccatttccccacttacctcagggctttggtctccttcccccggtgaacctagtttaaagccctcctcactaggttagccagcctgctggcaaagatgctcttccctctcttcgttaggtggagcccgtctctgcctagcactccttcttcttggaacaccatcccatggtcgaagaatccaaagccttctctccgacaccacctgcgtagccattcgttgacttccacgattcgacggtctctaccccggccttttccttgcacagggaggatggacgagaacatgcTCAGGCCTGCGGCTGGAAGCAGGGCTGGGTTGAAGGATGCGGCCGGTTCTCTCTCGGTTGAGTAGCTGAGACCCACCTGGGCTTTCCCTCCAGCAACTTCCGCATTTCCCACAGCTTTGGGCAGacctcaccccagccccccttCAGTGGGTCAGACCCAGCTGTAATATACTTGCCTGGGCATGTCTGTGTCACCGAGGGCCtggcctgagtttgcagagagcctgagccgatTGCTGTTTCTATGGCAGGCTTCGGAGCCGAGGCTCCATTAACATCAGCATTGTGAAAGGTCCCTGCTGATCAACGCCCAGCCGGGAGGGATGCAGCCATACGGTGCTATTGAGAGTGGTGTCTCCTTCGGCCGGCGTGCAGGGGCTGGGCATGGGCCATGGGCCGGTGCTTTGGAGCAGGGTGTCCCCTGCACCGCTCTGACAAGGGCTGGGTCGCTGAGCATGAAGGAGGCTGTCTTGCCTGGCTCTGACCGTGGATGTGCTAAGCAGAGAGTGGGGGGCGCATGGCCCGCAGGCCCTGTGGCACTGAGCGGCGTGCTGGGCGCGTGCTCAGCGGGGAGTCTGGAGGGGCACGGCCGGGTAACAGCAGCGTCTCTTCTCAGGGCTGGTGTCCACTGGCTCCTGCCTCTGTCTCCGCTTCAGGCCTATCCAAAGTACGAGGCGTTCCTGAGCCGCTTGGTGTCGGCCATCGACCCGCTGCTGGACGCCGCACCGGTGGACCCCGCCGCCTGGAGCCAGGGCCCCCTGCTGCAGCGGCTCCGCGCCCTGCGaggcctgcagcccctgctgcgggcGGGTACGTCTGGGGCAGCGACGCAGGAGGCTCCGGCCGCGGGTCCATGCCCATCCAGTGGGGCACGGTGCTGGCGTTAGAGGGCTCACCGCTTCCTGTAGGAGCTGCCCCGGGcactgccctggggctggcagagacCTGAGCCTTTCCCCTTGGCAGCTAAACCCCTGGCTCCAATGTGAGTCAAGTACCCACCGTCCCCGGGGCAGACCCGGGCCCAGGGCCTCGCGCGTacagagcccaggctgggcccAGCCTCCTGCCGACTGCCTAAGCGGGAAGGGCTCCAGGAGGGTGCGGTGGGGTCCGGGGAGCCGTCCCCTCCCAGGTTGGATGGCGCCACATCTGACGCCCGTTTCTTTCCCTCAGGCCTggcgctggggaagcagctgccgcAGTATTACCAAGTGCTCACAGCCCCAATCACCAGGGTGAGTAACGGCTGTAAACGGGACCGTGCCCGTGGGACGGGAGACGCCCTCCCTGAGGGGGCAAGGGCTGAGCAAACCACgcatggggctgggcctgggagggggatgtggggctgagctgtgctcacagctccatggGACCCCGGATCCCTGTGCTGGCCTGGGGGGGACCCGCCTGCCCCCCATGGGACCCCGCCTGCCCCCCATGGGACGCCCGACCCCTGTGCCGGCCTGGAGGGGACCCGCCTGCTCCCCATGGGACCCTGGCCCCCTGTGCTGGGCCTGGGGGGGACCCGCCTGCCCCCCATGGGACCCCGCCTGCCCCCAATGGGACGCCCGACCCCTGTGCTGGCCTGGGGGGGACCCGCCTGCCCTTCATGGGACCCAGGCACCCtgtgccgggctggggggggaccccacctgccccccatggGACCCCCGCCCCCTGTGCCGGCCTGGGAGGGACCCGCCTGCCCCCCATGGGACCCCCGCCCCCTGtgccaggctgggggaagggacccGCCTGCCCCCCATAGGACCTAGGCCCCCTGTGCCGGGCTCTCTTCATTAAACACCATTTtcgtttttctctctctccagatcTTGGATCTCTGGTTCGAGTCGGAGCCCTTGAAAGCGACCCTGGCTACGGATGCAGTGATCGGCGCCATGACCAGTCCCTACACGCCCGGCAGCGGgtagggtgcggggctggggctgaagaattcccagctccccagggctggggtgtcgCGCCCCAGCCTcgcttctccccactcctgccccaagcTGGTGCCATGTTCCCCCTGGTGCCTGGACAGCGTCCCCACAGCACGCACCAGGCCCAGAGACCCCCTGCTCGGGCAGATCGGTGGGGTTTGCCTGGGCTGGTGCTGTCAGGCCTGAATGCCTCGGCGGCCTGGCAGCTGTCTGGGCCCagctgtgacggagcagggagcagggcagatttgacctgggaatgttgcaggggggttgcagtggggatgtgggacttcccttgaaggaagctacctgagctgtaacctgagccaggagggggtggggagaattaacaccttctgcccgggagactgaacaaaggagaggaggagctggggggggggggggggggagagaggagcagcaggaggagttttgggtttagttttcggttggggctgggtggtacaacgcagggaaccccaagctggggtctaagctccctgaacctcccagagggacctaattgagggggtctggtcgtacctacacgctctgcttgagactgtgttcctgtccttaaataaaccttctgctttactggctggttgagagtctcagtgaatctcaggaagaggggtgcagggccctgactcccccacactccgcaacaccaGCCCTGCAGCCGGGTGGGACGGGCGCTGGGCTCGGGGTCTCCGACTGGGGGGGGTTGGCAGCACGCgggcatgggaggggcaggggcagccttGGTGCATCTCCCCTGTGTAACCTCAGTGTGGTTGTGCCCCTGGGGCTCGGGGAGCTTGGGCCCCTCTGCGTGCAGTCACGCTGCTGGGAGGCCTGGCCTGAGCCCCCGGCTCTCCGGCTGGATCGGCGTTACTCCCAGGGCTTtgccacggggggtgggggtgcgggtgCCCTGGCCGTGCCCTGCTGACCACGGGCAGTGGGAATGCTGCCCGCCCCGGCCGGTATCTCTGCCCTGCCCATACCCGGCACAAACCTGTTAACCTTTGACCTCTCTCCTAGGTATGTGCTGCTGCACCATGTGATGGGCGAGCTGGAGGGgcggaagggggcctggggctaCGTGGCAGGCGGCATGGGAGGGGTGTCCCAGGCCATCGCTGGCGCAGCTGCTGCCCACGGGGCAGACATCTTCACCGAGAAGGTGCCCGGCTTCCCGGGGCGGGGGAAGAGAACACAGCTCCCCGGCCCAGAGGGACCACAGCGCCCTgaatcctcccctccctcctgcccgttAGCTGCCTGGAAACAGTGACCAGAGACTGTGGTGAGGGGCATAAACCCCACCGGGTaaggggggggctgggccagCCCAGCAGCATCCACACGGGAAAGGGTCACTGGGCGGCCACACCCTCCCTGCAGCCACGCTCTGCTCAGCGTCCCCAGCGCGCTCCAGGCTGATCTCCCGTCTCCCCCTCGCCAGCCGGTCGCCCGCGTGCTGCTGGGCCCCCGCGGGGAGGCGCAGGGGGTCGTCCTGCAGGATGGGACCGAGGTGAAGAGCAAACTGGTTCTGTCCAACGCGTCTGCTCAGCTCACGTTCCTGAAGCTCGTTCCCCCGGTGAGACGCGCCGGGGGGACGCGccggggagatggggagggaggtgccCCGGGGGAGATGGGCCACGGGGGACACAACGCGCCGggggagatggggcgggggggacgcgctgggggagatggggcagggggggacGCGCCAGGGGAGatgggccggggtggggatgCACCGGGAGAGATGGTCTGGAAGGGAGGAAGGTGCCCCGGCGAGATGCTCCCACGTGTGTGGTTCTTGTACAGCGCCCTGCCCGAGAAATCGCCAGGGAGCCGCACTACCCAGCGTGTTCCCTGGCAGTGGCAGCACCTGTGAGCGGAGAGGCAGGTACAGCCAAGGGAGGGGTCGCGTTCCCCATGGTAACGAGCCCCACCCCCCACGATGATAGCAACACACCCCAGCCCCTATGGGGCAGCCGGAGGAGGCCACTCCCTGTCCACCCCCCTGTGACTAAGGGGCTTCCCCAGTGCCGGCCTGGGAGCCCCCAAACTTCTAGCAAACACAACACGGTGGTGGAGGCCAAGGCTGGAGCAGCGCAGGGCAGCGGAGGTGGAtctgggagggagcagaggggaaggtGTCTCGGGGCATGAGtttgctcccctccccatcagtgGGGTCCGTGACTGTTGGGGGCCTGCCCCATGTGGCTGGGCTGCACCCCAAACCATGGCACTGCTGTGCCCTCCGGgctcctgggcagctccagccctgcccaggtGCAGCCCAGCGCTGGCTGCGCTGCCAACCAGTTCCCAGGCTTGTTTCCAGCCCCTGGTGTCTGAGCCGGGCTCTCCCCGCTCCAGGAGCAGCTGCCGGAGGAGTTCCTCCAGCACGTGGCGCAGCTCGACACGCGCTCCCCCGTCACCAAGATCAACGGTAAGTGTCAGTGGGGGAcgtcccactccctgccccaccgaGGCCCCCTGGGGCAGCGGGACACTGGGGCCTGTGAGATGCTGCTCCCGTGGGAGGAAGGAGCCGTCATGGGTCTCCGTgaggctccctgctgcagcctgagTCCGGAGGGGAAACTGGCCTTTTCCTGCACCATGCCCTCCGTTTCTGCCGTGCTCCCCGTCTCCCTGGGCTCAGCGATCTGCCCTGGCCCCTCAGGGTGTCAGGAGCACGGGAGGCCCCTCTGCCCCTCGGATTCACCCCCTCTCTGACATCCCCAGTGGCTGTAGATCGGCTGCCCAGCTTCCTGGCTGTGCCCAATGCCGGTGCTGGCCGCCCGCTGCCCCATCACCAGTGCTCCATCCACCTGAACTGCGAGGACACAGACCTCCTCCACCGCGCCTTCCAGGAGGCCAGCAGTGGGGAGCCTTCCACCAGGTAGggctggagctggctggtggttggcagagctgggggacggcAGCGGGGAGATAGCCCAGGGTCTGGGCCCCTCACTGCTCTGCTCGGGGCGACGCTaccagggctctggggcagctTCCCGCGCTCAGCAGGGTCTCTTGAGAAGGGAAGGACAAGGGAGCCACCAGGATTTCTGGAAGGAACGTAGGGGAGGTGCCCACTGGAGAGCTCGAAGCTGGGTGACGTGGGGCTAATCCGGGCTGGAGGagccggggggcaggggctgaggcagtgggaggGTTGCATTGGTAGCATGCCAGGGCGctgggcagggctcgggctggatTCCTTCCCAGGCTGCCCGGTCCGAGGGCTTTGACTCTCTCTCGCTCTTCCCAGGCCCATGATCGAGCTGTGCATCCCCTCGGCTCTGGACCCCACGCTGGCCCCCCCGGGCTGCCACGTGGTCTCTCTCTTCACGCAGTACACCCCATACACGCTGGCCGGCGGGCGGCCGTGGGACGAGCAGGAGCAGAACGCGTACGCCGACCGGGGTAAAGCCAGCGGCTCTCGGCGCTCGTTAGCTTCCCATCCACGGCCCCTTGCCCACTACTGCTCCCTGGGCGCCCGATCCCAGGGGGGCGTGCAGTGCCCAGCTGCCTCAGTCCTGCCTTTGGAGCGAAGTGGAGAATTCCCCCATGTAGGGTTCCCAGgagtccggttttcgaccggaacgcctgGTCAGAAAGGGACCCTGCTGGCTCCgatcgggctgttaaaagtccagtcggcggcacagcggggctaaggcaggcttcctgcccagctccacacagctcccggaagcagcaacgTGTCCCTAGGCAGAAGTGCCACCATGgaagctccgcgtgctgccccgccccgagcaccggctccatagctcccattggctgggaaccatggccaatgggagctgtgggggcgcgGTGCCTGCGGGCATGGGCAGCATACACTGCACAGAGCCGCCTGACCACCCCTGCGCCTCGGGGCCACAGGGACaggccggccacttctgggagcagcgcggagccGGGGCAGgccgggagcctgccttagccccactgcaccacctacccggagccacctgaggtaagtgccgccaggctggagcccacacccccccacccctgccccagccctgagccccctcctgcaaccccatACCCCCACCAGagtcctcccacaccccaacctcctgccccagcctacgccccctcccgtacccaaactccctcccagagtccggaccccccaccctgaacccctcttttctggccccatcctggagcctacaccccctgcttgagccctcaccccctcccacaccccaaccccctgcccatcccagtgaaagtgagtgggggAGGGCGAGGGACGGGCAGGGGGGATGGAGCGAGTGGGGGGGTGGGTCGCAGGGCAGAGGTGTtgggttttgtgcgattagaaagttggtacCCCGACCGCGGGGgccatccagccctgccccccagtgccccgcagggagctgcaggccgggggctgggccctgAGCCCAGCTGGTGACGTTAGACATGCAGACACGTctctcgctcgctcgctctctaGTGTTTGACTGGGTCGAGGCCTACGCGCCAGGCTTCAAGGCATCCGTCGTTGGCAGAGACATCCTGACGCCTCCGGCTTTGGAGAAGATCTTTGGGCTACCCGGAGGGGTGGGTATATCATGAGATTCACAGAgcccgcccagcccagcctgcctggCGTCTGCCCACCCGGTGCCCCCGGTGCCCACCCAGCCTGCCTGGCGTCTGCCCACCCAGTGCCCGCCCTGCCCAGCCTGCCTGGCATCTGCCCACCCGGTGCCCCCGGTGCCCACCCAGCCTGCCTGGCGTCTGCCCACCCAGTGCCCGCCCTGCCCAGCCTGCCTGACGTCTGCCCACCCGGtgcccccagtgcccagcccagcctgcctggCGTCTGCCCACCCAGTGCCCCCAGCACCCGCCCAGCCTGCTTGGCATCTGCCCACTCGgcgcctgcccagcccagcctgcctgaCGTCTGCCCACCCGGtgcccccagtgcccagcccagcctgcctggCGTCTGCCCCCCCGGCGCCtgcccagcctgcctgcccccagcctggcctgccTAGCAGCTGCCCGCCCGGCCTGTCTGGCCCAAAGCTAGTGAGGGAAGCTGGAGCCGTGCAGCCGGTTGTCCGGCtctgagcagcaggaggaggctaTTCCAGGGCCTAACTTCACCTGTTGTTTGCAGAATATATTCCACGGCGCAATGTCCCTGGACCAGCTGTATTTTGCCCGACCGGTGCCCTCGTACTCTGGCTACAGGTCCCCGATCCCAGGCCTGTACCTCTGCGGCAGTGGCGCCCACCCCGGTATGTGAGCTGGGACCCTCCCTTCGTGGCTACAGGGGGGGAGAGCGCCAGGCGGAGGCTCACGCTGGATCCAGCCCTCTCTGCGTCGGGGTGACCAGCTGGGTGACCCTGGGGGCTGCACCGGCGTAATGCCTGGTCATTGTGCTGACCTGGCCGCCGGCTCTGCCCAGCGtctgagcaggagagcagagggcATGGACGCCCCCTTGGGTCACAGGCTGATGCCACGGGACACCACATGCCTTGTGCCCTGTGGGGCGCCTGTGATGAGCAGCTGTCCTCGCGCTGGGGTCCAGCCGATGGCTCTGCCCAGGGCCGGGTGGaggcggctgggctgggctggcacaaGTCTGGCCGAGGGGTGGGCCCAGGCAGCAGGAGGGAGAAGTCTGTCCATAGGGCAACGAGCGGCTGCACCCTCGAGGTGGGTTTTTCCCTGCTGCGGTGAAGCTGCCGTGGCTGGCGGGGTGTCTTCTGCCCTGCTACGCCCAGAGTTCCTGGGCAGGGACTGACGGACACACCCACAGCCCCCGCCCTCAGGTATCTGCTTCCTTTGCAGGTGGGGGAGTGATGGGGGCTCCGGGCCGCAATGCAGCCAGCGTGGCCCTGGAGGACTTCAAACACATGTGATGGCAGAGGCGACACACCGGCCTAGCCCAGGGAAAGGGATGGTGGCTGCCGTGACCTGGCCATGCGTGTGCCTCTCACCGTCCCCCACCGCTCACTTCCCAAACACCCCACAGCATGGTGCTGTGAGatcactccccccccctcccgcactctgagcGTTTACCCCATCGCTCTTACCCGGCTCGGGCATGGTAATCGGGGCgtggggggctggcagagccctgtcTGCTCCTATCCCGTCCT is a genomic window of Chrysemys picta bellii isolate R12L10 chromosome 7, ASM1138683v2, whole genome shotgun sequence containing:
- the PYROXD2 gene encoding pyridine nucleotide-disulfide oxidoreductase domain-containing protein 2 isoform X4, with the translated sequence MDKPSARSCWATTWRRPSGRSLSSPPRTHRAGVHWLLPLSPLQAYPKYEAFLSRLVSAIDPLLDAAPVDPAAWSQGPLLQRLRALRGLQPLLRAGLALGKQLPQYYQVLTAPITRILDLWFESEPLKATLATDAVIGAMTSPYTPGSGYVLLHHVMGELEGRKGAWGYVAGGMGGVSQAIAGAAAAHGADIFTEKPVARVLLGPRGEAQGVVLQDGTEVKSKLVLSNASAQLTFLKLVPPRPAREIAREPHYPACSLAVAAPVSGEEQLPEEFLQHVAQLDTRSPVTKINVAVDRLPSFLAVPNAGAGRPLPHHQCSIHLNCEDTDLLHRAFQEASSGEPSTRPMIELCIPSALDPTLAPPGCHVVSLFTQYTPYTLAGGRPWDEQEQNAYADRVFDWVEAYAPGFKASVVGRDILTPPALEKIFGLPGGNIFHGAMSLDQLYFARPVPSYSGYRSPIPGLYLCGSGAHPGGGVMGAPGRNAASVALEDFKHM